From the Kitasatospora atroaurantiaca genome, the window GGGTGTCGACGTAGAAGAAGCCGCTGGTCCGCGCCGCCCGCGCGGTCGCCGCTGCCACGACCTCGTCCAGGCCGCGGCCGTCCTCGGCGGCCTGCGCGGCCGTCAGGACGCAGTGGCCCAGCGCCATACCGACCAGCCGGCTGTCCACCACCCGGACCGGGATCGGAGCCTCGGCGGCAGCGAGCAGAGCGGCCTCGTACGTACCGGAGAGCTCGGCCGAGAGATGCAGCGAGACGACCGCCCTTGCCCCCTCCTCGGCCGCCGCGCGGTAGGCGGCGGCGAAGGTCTCCGGGCTGGGCCGGGAAGTGGTCACCCTGTGCTTGCCGCGGAGCGCCTCGGCGACGTCCTTGGGCGAGATCTCGACGCCCTCGGCCAGGACCTCGTCGCCCACCGCGACGCTGAGCGGGACCACCGCGATCCGATGACGGTCCACGGCGTCCTGCGGCAGGTAGGCCGTTGAATCGGTGACGAGTGCGAGGTGGTCGGGCATGAGCCGGAGGTTACTCCCCGTGCGAGGCAGAAGACAGCGCTCCCAGCTGCGATGGTTTCGTGAAACCCGCCCACACCGCCTACATCGCCGAGGAACTCCCCGTCGAGGGGCCCGTGGAAGGCTTGCGCAGGCGCTGCGCGAGGCGGGTCAGCGGTTCCGCGAGCCCGAGAACCTCCTCCGCGCTCATCTGACGCCCCGTGGAGAGCCCCTTCCGCACAGGGTCAGGACCGGCGGGGGAGGACGACGGCACCGGGCCGGAGTCCCAGTGCCGCAGCGCGCCCGCCTCGCTCGCGCACTCCTCGCTCAGCCGCGCCAGCTCGTCGTCGGCGAAGCGGCGCATCCGGTCCTGCGCCGCCCAGCGCATCGACTCGGCGGAGTGCGTGATCCGCTCGGCCCGCTCCCGCAGCTCCGGGAGCTTGGCGGCGACCCGGCCCGCGTCCGGTTCCCGCTCCAGCACCCGCAGCTCGCCGTCCAGCTCCGCCGCGTATGCGTCCAGCCGGGTCAGCAGCTGCAGCGCCTCGGCCAGCTGGCCGTCCTGCGTCAGACCGTCCTCCAGCACCCTCCTGGTCCCGTCGAGCGAGGTCCGCAGCGACAGCCGGACTGCGGCGATCTGCCCCTGGGAACCCGGCTTGGTGTACTTCTTCGCCTTCAGGGTGGCGGTTTCGACCGCCCGCCGGGCGTTGGCCTCATGCTGCTCGACCTTCGCCGCGACCGCTCGCGCGGCCTTCACCGCACCGATCACCACCATGGTCAGCACGCCCACCCCGAACAGCACGACCAGGGCGATCACCACGCCGAGCACGTCCATCACGAGCCACCTTCCACCGGATGCGGCCGGCTACGACCACCAGGACTCCCACGGTAGCCGCCGAGGCCACCACCGGGGCGGGTCAAACCGGACATCGCGCAGGAGATCAGGGACGGCTCAGGGATCTCCCTCAGGACTCCCCTCAGGCACAGGGCAACGCAACGGGCGGCCCCTCCCGAAACCCCGGGAGAGGCCGCCCGCCGCGAACCGGCATCGGTCAGCCGGTGACGATGTTCACCAGCTTCGGTGCCCGCGCGATCACCTTGCGGACCGGCGCGTCGCCGATCGCGGCGACGACCGCCGCATCGGCCAGCGCCAGGGCCTCCAGCTCGGCGTCGGAGATCGACGGCGCGACCTCCAGCCGGGCCTTGACCTTGCCCTTGATCTGGACGACGCAGGTCACCGTCTCGTCGACCACGTACGCCGGGTCGGCGACCGGGTAGTCGGTGTGGGCCAGCGACTCGGTGTGGCCCAGGCGGCGCCACAGCTCCTCGGCGATGTGCGGGGCCAGCGGGGCGACCAGCAGGACGATCTGCTCGGCCACCGCACGCGGCGTGGAGCCGCGCTTCACCAGGAAGTTGTTCAGCTCGATGGCCTTGGCGACCGCCGTGTTGAAGCGCAGTCCGGCCATGTCCCCGCGGATGCCGTCGATCGCCTTGTGCAGCGCCCGCAGAGTCGCCTCGTCGGGCTCCTCCTCCGTCACCACCAGCTCGCCGTTGGCCTCCGAGACGATGTTGCGCCACAGCCGCTGCAGGAAGCGGTACGAGCCGACGACCGCGCGGGTGTCCCACGGGCGGGAGACGTCCAGCGGGCCCATCGACATCTCGTACAGGCGCAGGGTGTCCGCGCCGTACTCGTCGGCGATCTCGTCGGGCGCGACCGCGTTCTTCAGCGACTTGCCCATCTTTCCGGCCTCGCGCTTGACCGGCTCGCCGTTCCAGAAGTACGTGCCGCCGCGCTCCTCGACCTCGGCGGCGGGCACCGGGAAGCCGCGCTCGTCGCGGTAGACGTCCGCGGTGATCATGCCCTGGTTGAACAGCTTGTGGAACGGCTCGACCGAGGAGACGTGGCCCAGGTCGTGCAGCACCTTGTGCCAGAAGCGGGCGTACAGCAGGTGCAGCACCGCGTGCTCGGCACCGCCGACGTACAGGTCCGCGCCGCCGGCCGGCTTCTCGGCGGTCGCGCCCAGCCAGTAGCGCTCGTTGGCCGGGTCGACCACCTTCTCGCCGTTGACCGGGTCGATGTAGCGCAGCTCGTACCAGCACGAACCGGCCCAGTTGGGCATGGTGTTGGTCTCGCGGCGGTACGTCTTCACACCGTCGCCCAGGTCCAGCTCGACGGTGACCCAGGCCTCGTTGCGGGACAGCGGAGTCTTCGGCGACGAGGTGGAGTCGTAGGGGTCGTAGGTGTGCGGAGAGTAGTCCTCGACCTCGGGGACCTCGACCGGCAGCATCGACTCGGGCAGCGCGTGCATCACGCCGTCCTCGTCGTAGACGATCGGGAAGGGCTCGCCCCAGTACCGCTGACGGCTGAACAGCCAGTCGCGCAGGCGGTAGTTGACCGTCCCCTCGCCGATGCCGTGGGAGGTCAGCCACGCCGTCACGGCGGCCTTGGCGTCGACGACGCTCAGGCCGTTCAGCGACAGCTCGTCGTGCACCGAGTTCACGATGACGGAGTCGTAGGTGTCGAAGGCGTCGTCCCAGGTCCGCGTGGACTCGCCGCGGCCGTCGGTCGGCTCGACCACGCAGCGCATCGGCAGGTCGAAGGCGCGGGCGAAGGCGAAGTCGCGGTGGTCGTGGGCGGGGACGGCCATGATGGCGCCGGTGCCGTAGCCCATCAGCACGTAGTCGGCGATGAAGACCGGGACGGGCTCGCCGCTGACCGGGTTCACGGCGTAGGCGCCCGTGAAGACGCCGGTCTTGATCTTGGCGTCGACCTGGCGCTCGACGTCCGACTTGGCGGCGGCCTCGGCGCGGTACGCGGCCACGGCCTCGGCGGGGGTGGCGGCGCCGCCCTTCCAGTCCTCGTGGGTGCCGGCCGGCCACTCGGCCGGGACGATCGCGTCGACCAGCTCGTGCTCGGGGGCCAGCACCATGTAGGTGGCGCCGAACAGGGTGTCAGGGCGCGTGGTGAAGACGGTGATCGCCCGGTCGCCGCCGACGGCGAAGTCGACCCGGGCGCCCTCGGAACGCCCGATCCAGTTGCGCTGCTGCAGCTTGATGGCCTCGGGCCAGTCCAGCAGGTCCAGGTCCTTGATCAGCCGGTCGGAGTAGGCGGTGATCCGCATCATCCACTGGCGCAGGTTGGACTTGAACACCGGGAAGTTGCCGCGCTCGGAGCGGCCGTCCGCGGTGACCTCCTCGTTGGCCAGCACGGTGCCCAGCCCGGGGCACCAGTTGACCGGCACCTCCTTGGAGTACGCCAGCCGGTACTCGCCCAGCAGCTCCTCGCGCTCGGCGCCGGACAGCGACGCCCAGGCGCGCCCGTCCGGGGTCCGACGCGTGCCGCTCTCGAACTGCGCGATCAGCTCGGCGATCGGACGGGCCCGGTCGGCCTCGGAGTCGTACCAGGAGTTGAAGATCTGCAGGAAGATCCACTGCGTCCAGCGGTAGTACTCGGGGTCGATCGTGGAGATCGAGCGGCGCGAGTCGTGGCCCAGGCCCAGGCGGCGCAGCTGCTGCCGCATGTTGGCGATGTTCGCCTCGGTGGAGACGCGGGGGTGGGTGCCGGTCTGGACGGCGTACTGCTCGGCCGGCAGGCCGAAGGCGTCGTAGCCCAGGGTGTGCAGCACGTTGTGGCCGGTCATCCGCTGGTAGCGGGCGTAGACGTCGGTCGCGATGTAGCCCAGCGGGTGGCCGACGTGCAGGCCGGCACCGGAGGGGTACGGGAACATGTCCATGATGAAGCTGTGCGGCTTGGCGGAGACGTCACCGGCCGCCGCGTCCGACAGGGCACCGGCCGGGTTGGGGGCGTTGAACGTCCCCTCCTTCTCCCAGACGTCCTGCCAGCGGGACTCGATCTCGGCCGCCAGCGCGGCGCCGTAGCGGAAGGGCTCGGTGGCGGCCTCGGCCGCGCCGGAAGCAGGGGTCGTCTCGCTCATGGTCCTTCAGGGCTCCATCGATGTCAGTTAGCGAACCAGCGGCCAGGTCCGGGAAACAAAAAAGCCCCTCGCAGGAGGGGACGCCACGCCGACTCCGGCACCCGCCCGAAGGCTCAGCCGGTCCTGGTCAGCGCGGCCGGCTAAGGAGCAGGCGCACGGTTCGCATGGGCTCAGGGTACCGCACGGCCAAGCGCCCCAAGGCCGGGTCGGCGCGGAGCGCCGCCTCCGGTCAGCCGACCGTGGCCCGCGCCGCCGCGTCGAAGTCCCGCAGCGCCCGCGCCACCCGCGCGGACTGCATCCCCGCCGCCAGCCGCCGCGCCTCGTCCGCGATCCGCTCGGCCTCCTGGTGCTCCCCGGTGCGCTGGTACGAGTCGGCGAGCCGCACCATCAGCAGCGCCTTCGCGCGCGCCCGCTCGGGCGACAGCGCGGCGACGGCACCCGCCAGCAGGTGCTGTGCCCGCTCGTGGTCGCCCAGGAAGAGGTACCCCTCCCCCACCATGCCCTCCAGGTCCGCCCACTCCTGACCGTGCCCGGACTCGCCCTCCAGCGCCAGGAACGCCCGCTCGGCGACGGCCTCGGCACTGATCTGCTCCCCCTTCTTGCCGTGCGCCCGCGCTATCCGGCCCAGCTGAAGTGCCCGCTCACGCGGGGTCAGCACCTCCTCGGCCGCCCGCAGCGCGGTGGAGAGCATCGCCACCGCGTCCAGGCCGCGCCCGCCCGAGTTGTGGGTGGCCTGCACGGCGAGACAGCCCACCACGCTCACCCCGAGCCGGGGATCGCCCGACACATGGGCCGCCCGCAGGGCCGCGACGAAGGCCCGCTGCGCCGCCGCGTCGTTGCCCATGTCGTAGTTGGCCCAGCCGACCAGCCTGGCCAGCCGGCTCGCCGCGCCGTACAGCTCCCGGCCGAGCGTCTCGTCGTACGCGCCGAGTTCCAGCAGCTTGCCGACCATGGCCAGCTCGGCCTTGGCGAGGTCGAGGATCAGTCCGCCGCCGTAGGTTCGTTCCAGGCGCTGCTTGCTGTCATACGAGAGCCGGAGGTCGGCCAGCTGCTCGCGGGCGATCCGCAGGGCGCCCTCGCCGCCGGTGACCTCGGGGGCCGGCGAGGCCCAGTGGCGGGCCGCCTGCTCCAGCTCGTCGCCGCGGAAGAGGTCGGTGAGCCGTACGGGTGCGGCGTCCGCCCCGGCCTCCCGGAGGGCGGTCTGCGCGGTGTCGGCCGTCCACGGGTCGGTCAGCAGCCGCGGCGAGAGGATCTTGGCGCCGCGGTTGCTGCCCATCTGGCCCCAGAGCTGCTCGTACGTGACGGCGATGCCCACGGTGCGGCTGAGCACCTCGCAGACGGTCTGGTCGTGCGGGGCCCGGGGCACCATGCCCCGGTCGCGCCACTTGTACGGGGCGGTGGAGCTGATCGCCAGCGCGGCGGGGAGTGCGGCGTTGACCTCGCGGGCCAGCCGTTCGGGGCTCCACCCGAGCTGGTGCAGTATCCGGGCCAGCTCTTCGTTCCGTTTGCGCGCCAGATCGGCCATGCCACGACCGTAGCGGGCGGGCCCGGCGCCTCGGTAGGGTCCCCGCATCCCGCGCCGCTGCCGACACGACGAAGGCCGCCTCCCGATTCGGGAGGCGGCCTTCATGTCCTGTGGAGCTACGGGGAATTGAACCCCGGACCTCTTGCATGCCATGCAAGCGCTCTACCAACTGAGCTACAGCCCCTTGACCTGCGACGTCACCGGTTGTTTCCCTCGGCGACGTCGCCTACTTTACACGGTCCTGGGCCCAGTCCACTAATCAGTTCCGCCCCGGAGAACAGCCGGGTCCCGCTGATGACCGGTCAGCGCACGCCGTTCCCCGACGGGAGCACGGCCACCTGCTCGGACCGCCGCCCGGCGCTGCTCACCCCCGCTGAGCAGCGCCGGCCACGTCATGGACGGACGGATCAGGACCCGCTCAGCCGGCCGCGCGGCGGGTGCGCAGGGCGAAGGCGGCGGCCGCCGCGAACGCCAGCGCGATGGCGGCGCTGGTGACCAGCAGCGCGTGCCCTGACGTACGGGCCGGGGCCGGGAAGCTGACCTCGCCGAGGAAGACGGTCCCGAGCAGGGCCACCCCGACCACCTGGCCGACCTGGATCACCGTCACCACCACCCCGCTGCCGTCGGCGGCGTCCGCCGGGTCGACCCTGCTCAGCGCCCGGGCGAAGAGCGGGCTGTACGCGCAGCCGGCCGCCAGGCCCGCCGTTGTGAGCACCGCCTCGGCACCGAAGCCGATCTCGGCGCCGCCGCGCAGGATCACCCCGAAGACCAGGTAGGCGGGCGCCACCACGGCCAGAGCCAGCATCGGCAGCGGCAGGTGCAGCCGCTGGGGAAGCCGCTGCCAGTGCAGGCTGGAGAGGCCGAAGCCGACCGCGACCGGCCCGGAGAGCAGACCGGCGCGCAGCGCGCTGTGGCCGAGGCCGGCCTGCTGGTGCAGGGCGAAGGCGAACATGAAGCCGGCGAAGCCCGCCATGATCAGGAAGATCGCCCCGGCCGCCGGTACCAGCCCGGGTGCGCGCAGCACCCGGCCCGGGATCAGCGGCTGGCCGCCGCGGGCGGCGATCCGCCGCTCGACCACGCCGAACAGCCCGAACATCGCCGCGCTGCCCGCCAGCGCCACCCAGGCCCAGACCGGCCAGCCGAGCTCGTGCCCGAGCACCAGCGGCACCACCAGCAACCCGAGGGCCACCGCCAGCACCACCAGCCCCACCAGGTCGAAGCGGCGGCTGCTGTCGCCCGGAAGTACCGGCAGCAGCCGCCGGCTGAACGCCAGCAGCGCCAGCCCGATCGGTACGTTCACCAGGAAGACCGGCCGCCAGCCGGCGCCGAACAGGTCCGCGCTGACCAGCAGGCCGCCGAGCACCTGTCCGATGGCCATACCGCCTGCGATCACCGCCGAGTACAGCCCGAGCGCACGGGCGCGCGCGGCGCCGGTGTAGGTGCGCTGGATGAGGCTCATCACCTGGGGCACCATCAGCGCCGCCCCCACGCCCTGGAGCAGACGGAAGCCGATCAGCGAGCCGGTGTTCGGGGCGAGGCCACAGGCCAGCGAGGCCGCGGTGAAGCCGACCAGGCCGTACTGGAACAGCCTGCTGTAGCCGAACCGGGCACCGAGCCGGGCGCCGGAGATCAGCAGCACCGCGTACGCGATGGTGTAGCCGGCGATGACCAGTTGGAGGGCCGCGCCGGAGGCGTGCAGGTCGGTCCTGATGGTCGGGACGGCGACGTTGACGATGGAGACGTCGAGCAGGGCCATGAACTGGCCGGTGAGGACGAGAAGGAGGAGCAGCCCCGGCCGGGCCGTCGTCCCCGGGGCCGCGGGTGCGGCGGTGGCGCGTATCTGAAGGTCCGTCATGGACCCATCGTGCGGGCGCGCTGATACTGGTGGTTAGAGCCTGCTGATCCTGGTACTGACAGCACCTGTCAGCGGCAGCGGGGATCCGTCACGATGGGGGGATGACCATGCTGGACGAACGTACCGAGGCCGTGGCCGCCGCACCGGGGAAGGACCGGCGGCGGACGGAACTGGCCAGGTTCCTCAAGGCCTGCCGCGCCCGGGTGACCCCCGAGGCCGTCGGCCTGCCGCCCGGCCTGCGCCGCCGTACGCCGGGGCTGCGCCGCGAGGAGGTGGCGCAGCTGGCCGGGGTCGGGGTGACCTGGTACACGTGGCTGGAGCAGGGGCGCCCGATCAACGCGAGCGAGCAGGTGCTGGAGGCGGTGGCGCGGACGCTGCGGCTCGACGGCACCGAACGGGACCACCTGTTCCGGCTGGCCGGCTTCAGCCCGCAGCGGCTCGCGGACACGGCCTGCCCGATCCTGGACCCGGTGAACCAGGTGATCATCGACCAGCTCGACCCGCTGCCCGCCGCGATCTGCAACGGCCGCTACGACCTGCTGCGGTTCAACGGCGCGTACGACGCACTGTTCCCCGGCGCGACCCGCCCGCGCTCGCCGGACGGGCGGCGCAACAGCATGTGGTGCGCGTTCACCGTGCCGGACTGCTGCAACCCGTTCCTCAACCGGGACGAGGAGCTGCCCCGGATGGTGGGCGTGCTGAGGGGCGCGTACGGGCGGCACGTCGGGGAGCCGGTCTGGGAGGAGTACATCCGGGACCTCGCGGCGGCCAGCCCGGAGTTCCGTGAGCTGTGGGCCCGCCAGGAGGTCGCGCCGCCCAGGACCTCGCTCAAGGTCTTCCGGCACGCGGCGGTGGGCGAGATGCGGTTCCAGGCCTCGTACCTGACCATCCCGGCCGCACCCGAGGTCTACCTGGTGGTCTACACCCCGGAGGGCCCGCGGGACCGCGAGCGGATCGAGTGGCTCGCGGCGAACCCCGGCACCCCGCCGGCCGACCACCGCCACGACTGCTGACCACCGTGGCACTCACGGCTACCGGTACGACGAAGGCCGCCTCCCTGACGGGAAGGCGGCCTCGGTCTCGCTGTGGAGCTACGGAGAATTGAACTCCGGACCTCTTGCATGCCATGCAAGCGCTCTACCAACTGAGCTACAGCCCCGCGACACGCGCGGCCCTCGCGGACCACTGGTGCGGAGTGGAGCTACGGGGAATTGAACCCCGGACCTCTTGCATGCCATGCAAGCGCTCTACCAACTGAGCTACAGCCCCGCACTCGGAGGAACTCCCCGCCTCCCTCTCGGGCGGCGTTCTTTCCTGCGAACGAGGAAGACTCTAGCTGGTCAGGCCCGGAACTGCGAAATCCCCTCCCCGTCGCTCAGGTGTCGTCGCCGATCACCGGCTGCGGCAGCGTGCCCGCGTTGTGCTCCAGCAGGCGCCAGCCGCGCGCGCCCTGCCCCAGCACGGACCAGCAGCAGTTGGAGAGACCGCCGAAGCACTCCCACTGGGCCGGGTGCAGGCCGAGCAGCCGCCCGAGCATCGTGCGGATGGTGCCGCCGTGGCTGACCACGACCAGGGTGCCGTGCTCCGGCAGCTTCTCGGCCGCCTGCAGCACGACCGGGACCGAGCGGTCGGCCACCTCGGTGCTCAGCTCGCCGCCACCGCGCCGGACCGGCTCGCCCTGCGCCCACGCCTCGTACTGCTCCGGGAAGCGGGCCCGGATCTCGGCGTTGGTCAGCCCCTGCCACTCGCCCGCGTAGGTTTCGCGCAGGCCCTCGTGGTGCTGCACGTCCAGGCCGGTGATCTTGGACAGTTGGGCGGCCGTGTGCTTGGCGCGCTTGAGGTCCGAGGAGATCAGCAGGTCGGGGCGGAGCCCGGCCAGCAGCTTGGCAGCCCGCCGGGCCTGGAAGATGCCCTGGTCGGTCAGCTCGATGTCGGTGGTGCCCTGGAACCGCGACTCGAGGTTCCAGGACGTCTGGCCGTGTCGCCAGAAGACGATGCGCGGGCCCCGCGCGGCGCGGCTCAGCTCTCGTCCTCGGCGGTGACGTTGCCGGCGGCGTCGGTGACGGCGTTCTCGGGACGGTTGCGGGTGGCCAGCGCGTCGGCGGGGATCGGAAGCTCGGGGCAGTCCTTCCACAGCCGGTCGAGGGAGTAGAAGGAGCGCTCCTCCGAGTGCTGGACGTGCACCACGATGTCCAGGAAGTCGAGCAGGATCCACCGGCCCTCGCGCTCGCCCTCCCGGCGCACCGGCTTGACGTCGAGCTTCTCGCGGAGCTGGTCCTCGATCTCCTCGGCGATCGACTTCACCTGGCGGTCGTTGGCCGCGGAGGCGATCAGGAAGGCGTCGGTGATCGCCAGCACGTCGCTGACGTCGAAGGCGATGATGTCGTGGGCCAGCTTGTCAGCCGCCGCCTGGGCGGCGACGTTGATCAGTTCCTGGCTGTGGTCCGTGGCAGTCACAGTGTTCTTCCGGCTTGGCTACAGAGATAACGCCTTCCAGGATCTCACGAAGAACGAGAGGCCCCGGTCGGATTACCGGGGCCTCGCCGCGTTACTGCTGCTTGGGGACCTGATAGTCCTTGCCCAGCACGACCACCAGGTCCGCGTTCTGCGCGTCGGTGACCTTCTTCACCGCCGTCTCCTTCAGGTTGAGGCTGGTCGCCAGCGACTTCGCGGCGGCCTGCTTGGAGTCGTCGGCGTAGCGGATCTCGCTGGTGGCCTGGGTGCTGCCGGACTTGTCACTGGCCGGGACGACGTCCAGACCGGAGTTGGTGACCTGGACGGCCGCCGAGTTCGCCGCATCCGCGTTGCCGGAGGCGTTCAGGATGCTGACCCGGACCGTCGCGCTGCTGCCGCCCTGGGCGCTGTGCACGGTGCCGCCGAGGACCTCCTTGACCTGCTGGCCGGCGGTCGCCTCGTCCAGCGTGCCGTCCTGCTTCACCTTCAGCGTGGCGGTGCCGAAGTGGCCGTTCTTCGCCTGCTTGGCGAGCTGGGCCAGGACGCCCGCCAGCGCCTGCTCGGGCAGCGAGGGGTCGAGCACCGCGTTCATCCGGTGCACGTCGTCCTGGGCCTCGGCCAGGTCGGTGGGCATGGTGCGCACCAGCGCGTCGAGCACCTGCCCGAACCGGGCCAGCTGGGCGTCCCGGCCCTCACCGGTCGCCTGGTAGGTGGCGTACGCGACGGCCGCCTGGCCGTTCAGCGTGACCGCCTTGCCGGCCGGCGCGAGCGACTTGCCGGCCGCGTCGTGCACCTCGGCGTTGGTGTCCACCTTGATGCCGCCGAGCTGGGCCACCAGCAGCTGCAGGTACGGGGTGTCCAGCCGCCAGGTGCCGGCCACGGTCGCGCCGAGCACGGTGTTCAGCCCGTCCCGGGTGGCGGAGGGGCCGACGGAGTCCATCGCCTGGCCGAGGGCGACGGTCGCGGTGTCCCCGGTGCTGGGCAGCTTGAGGGTCTCCGGCAGCAGCAGGACCGAACCCTTCTGGCCCGCCTCGTCGTTGACCAGCAGGGCGGTGCTGACCTTGCCCTGAAGGTCTCTCAGATGCACCACGTTCACCTGCCGCGGCCCGGCGGCCTTGGCCGCCGTGGGGGCGCCGCCGATCTTGCCGGTCCACCAGAGGTAGCCCGCGCTGGCGCCGGCCGCCAGGGCCAGCACCACGACCAGGCCGATCGCGCGGTTGCGCAGCTTGCGGCGACGCTCGTCACGGCGCTCGCTGCGCGACTCGGCGAACTTCAGCCAGTCGATGACGTCCTCGGTCTCCTCCGCCTCCTCGTCGACGAAGGTGAACTCGCCCGTCCCGTAGTCCTCGGCCTGCACCTTGGCGGTACGGCGGCCGCCGACCTGCTCGGAGGGCTCCTCCGGCCGGACCGGCACGACGGGCTCGGCCGGACGCGGACGCGGCGGGACGACCGGCCGGACGGGCCGGGCCGGCTGCACGGGTGCCACGGGCTGGACGGGTGCCACGGGCTGGGCCGCCGGCTGCACGACGGGCTGCTGCCCGGTGCCGTAGGGGTCCTGCACGTAGGCCTGCTGCTGGCCGTAGGGGTCGTAGACCGGCTGCTGCGGCTGGTACTCCTGCTGCTGCGGGTACTGCTGCTGGTAGCCCTGATGGGGGTACCCCCGGCCGGAGGCTGGGGGATGGTCCTGGACGTACGCCTGCTGCTGCGCGTACGGGTCGTAGCCGGGCTGCTGGTAGTACTCCTGGTACTGCTGCTCCTGCGGGTACGGCTCCTGGACGTAGCCCTGCTGCTGCCCGTACTGGTCGTAGACCGGCTGCTGCTGCCAGGCCTGTTGCTGGCCGTAGCCGTCGCCGTCCTGTCCCCTGCGGTCTGCCGATCCGGTCACGCCGTCCCTCCCGGGATCAAGGCTGGGCCGGCGCGTAGAGCGCCCGCTTGTGGATGTAACGGACCACACCGTCCGGCACGAGGTACCAGACCGGCTCGCCCTTGGCGACGCGCATCCGGCAGTCCGTGGAGGAGATGGCCAGCGCCGGGACCTCCACCAGGGAGACCCCGCCCACCGGAAGGCCGGCGTCCGACAGAGTGTGCCCCGGGCGGGTGCATCCGATGAAGTGGGCGAGCGAGAAGAGCTCCTCGGAGTCCCGCCAGGAGAGGATCTGGGCCAGGGCGTCGGCGCCGGTGATGAAGAACAGGTCGGCGTCCGGGTGCAGGGCGTGGAGGTCGCGCAGGGTGTCCACGGTGTAGGTGGGGCCCTTGCGGTCGATGTCGATCCGGCTGACCGAGAACTGCGGGTTCTCCGCGGTGGCGATGACCGTCATCAGATAGCGGTCCTCGGCGGGCGTGACCTGCCGGTCGGTCTTCTGCCACGGCTGGCCGGTCGGTACGAAGATCACCTCATCGAGGTGGAATGCACTCGCCACCTCGCTGGCGGCGACCAGGTGCCCGTGGTGGATCGGGTCGAAGGTGCCACCCATCACGCCGAGGCGCTTCTTCACCGGTCCGCCGGGGGTCTCGGCCTGCTGTCCCATGCCGCCACACCTTACGCGACGTGCCTTGCGCCAGGGCAAGCCCGCCCCAGGGCGACTACAGGGAGCGTTCGGCTGCTCGCCGAGCGCTCCCTGACGGTGGCCCGGCTCAGCGGTCGCGGTTGAAGCGCGTGGTCACGTAGAGCAGCAGCAGGAGGATGAAGAGCGCCACGCCACCGGTCAGGAGCGGGTTGAGGCTCTCGTGGTTGCCGCCCTCGGCGAGCTGGGCGAGGGCGGGGAGTGCAGCAGTGCTCATGGTCGGCGGGACCTTCTCGGCTCGGTGAGGGGACCAGGACGCGGGCCGGGAGGACCCGCGGGCTCATCGTACGGGTGGGGCCTGCGCAACCGCGCGGCGGCCCACCGCGTCTGATCCCCCGTAGGTCGGGTGCCGCGCGCGGTCCCCCGTAGGTCAGTTGTTGCGCCCGGCCCTGACCAGGAGCCAGGCCAGCAGGCCGACGCCGACCACGGAGGCGATCAGGACGATCCGCAGGAACAGCCCCGGGCCGGCCTCGGTGGAGATCGGTCCGGCCAGGCTCACAAGGGTGGCGGGGGACATCGGCGGGCTCCTCGGTCTG encodes:
- a CDS encoding LCP family protein; this translates as MTGSADRRGQDGDGYGQQQAWQQQPVYDQYGQQQGYVQEPYPQEQQYQEYYQQPGYDPYAQQQAYVQDHPPASGRGYPHQGYQQQYPQQQEYQPQQPVYDPYGQQQAYVQDPYGTGQQPVVQPAAQPVAPVQPVAPVQPARPVRPVVPPRPRPAEPVVPVRPEEPSEQVGGRRTAKVQAEDYGTGEFTFVDEEAEETEDVIDWLKFAESRSERRDERRRKLRNRAIGLVVVLALAAGASAGYLWWTGKIGGAPTAAKAAGPRQVNVVHLRDLQGKVSTALLVNDEAGQKGSVLLLPETLKLPSTGDTATVALGQAMDSVGPSATRDGLNTVLGATVAGTWRLDTPYLQLLVAQLGGIKVDTNAEVHDAAGKSLAPAGKAVTLNGQAAVAYATYQATGEGRDAQLARFGQVLDALVRTMPTDLAEAQDDVHRMNAVLDPSLPEQALAGVLAQLAKQAKNGHFGTATLKVKQDGTLDEATAGQQVKEVLGGTVHSAQGGSSATVRVSILNASGNADAANSAAVQVTNSGLDVVPASDKSGSTQATSEIRYADDSKQAAAKSLATSLNLKETAVKKVTDAQNADLVVVLGKDYQVPKQQ
- the nadD gene encoding nicotinate-nucleotide adenylyltransferase yields the protein MGQQAETPGGPVKKRLGVMGGTFDPIHHGHLVAASEVASAFHLDEVIFVPTGQPWQKTDRQVTPAEDRYLMTVIATAENPQFSVSRIDIDRKGPTYTVDTLRDLHALHPDADLFFITGADALAQILSWRDSEELFSLAHFIGCTRPGHTLSDAGLPVGGVSLVEVPALAISSTDCRMRVAKGEPVWYLVPDGVVRYIHKRALYAPAQP